GGGCCGCGCATCTCGTCGCCGACCGGGACGACGAGCGGGCGCTGGAAGCGGCCCTGGGCGCGCGGACCTTCGACGTGGTGATCGACCAGGTCTGCTACACCCCGCGCCAGGCGGCCGTCGCCCTGCGCGTGCTGGGACCGCGCACACGGCGGTACGTGATGACCTCGACCGTCGAGGTGTACGCGTACGAGGACTCCCCCGTGCCGCTCGCCGAGGACGCGCTCGACCTGGGCACCGTGCACGTCGACACGAGCCTGCCGTGGGACGACCCGGAGTTCCTCGACGCGCACTACGGGGAGGGGAAGCGGCAGGCCGAGGCGGTGTTCGCGACCGCACCGGACTTCCCGTACACGGCCGTGCGGGTGGCCCATGTACTGGGCGGGGCGGACGACTTCACCGGGCGCGTCGCCTACTACGCGGACCGGATCCGGACCGGGGAGCCGATCCCGGTGCCGGCGGTGAACCGGCCGGCGACCTATGTGTACGTGGAGGAGATCGCCGCATTCCTCGAATGGGCGGTG
This sequence is a window from Streptomyces sp. HUAS YS2. Protein-coding genes within it:
- a CDS encoding NAD-dependent epimerase/dehydratase family protein, with translation MEILIIGGNRYFGKRLTDRLLLSGHSVTVLNRGSSTPPEGAAHLVADRDDERALEAALGARTFDVVIDQVCYTPRQAAVALRVLGPRTRRYVMTSTVEVYAYEDSPVPLAEDALDLGTVHVDTSLPWDDPEFLDAHYGEGKRQAEAVFATAPDFPYTAVRVAHVLGGADDFTGRVAYYADRIRTGEPIPVPAVNRPATYVYVEEIAAFLEWAVFQEFTGPVNAHSHGPLTTAEICAEIERRTGGRTVFQEVEVGEVSPLSFARSYGMDNSRAEKLGYRFGHTTEWLGTAIEETLR